From the Longimicrobium sp. genome, the window GAGGTCCTGCTTGGTTGGAAAGAAGTGGTACAGGCTCCCCGCGTTGGCCTTCGCGGCCTGCAGCACGTCGGCGATGCTGGTGGAGTTGTAACCCTTCTCCCAGAACAGCCGCATGGCCGCGTCCAGCAGCCGCTCGCGCGTGTCGGGCTGCGGCTGCATCGCTCAGCGCCCGGGGGCGATAATGCGGATAATCACGAGAGCCAAGGTGAGCAGGATGGTTGGTTGAGCGCTCAACTCATGCTGAATCCGCGACGCGATGTCAAGATTTTCGGGATGCGATCCCTCGACTGCGTCTGTCATACCGAATCAACTGTGCATTGGAGACAGAATGTCATTCCGAAAGGCGCTGCGCCGCCCTGTCCTCCATGCCGTAGTCGCGGGCGCCTGTGGAATCTGTGGCCGGCTCCCGAGCCACAGGCGGCCTGTCGCTCGGACGCATGCCATGGCTTCCTCGGCCGCCGCGACAATTCAGTGGATGCCAGGTCCGGTAAAGGATTGGTGCGTCCGACCGAATCCTCGTGCTGACGCGATGATAGATCCTTCGGCCTGCAAACGCTTGCGCGGACGCTGATTACGGTCTGGCCGGCCTCAGCCTCAGGATGACGTCGTGTGGGATCGGGTCCGGGTTCATCAACCCAATTCCCGGATTCCGGGTGAGACGAGTGAAGCCCCGGCCGGGCGAACCCGGCCGGGGCTTCGTCGCGCGCGCTGGGAGGAGACTACCAGTCGCGCTGCGGGGTGGTGCCGCCGCGCTGGTCGCCGTCGAGGCGCTGCTCGCGGTCGGTGCCCTGGCTGGTGTCGCGCGACGAGCCCTCCATCGTGTCGCGGCTCACCTCCAGGTCGGCCGGGCGGTCGAAGCCGTAGCCGCCCTCGCGGCCGCTGGCGCGCATCTCGGTGTCGTTCACGTTCGTGTTCCCGACACCGAGGCGGTCCGACGGCGTGCTCAGGTCGCTGGGCTCCGACTCGCCGCCGCGCATGATCTCGCGGTCCGACGACGAGACGCCTTCCATCGCCCCGCCCGAGGCGTCGCGCGAGGAGCCGAGCATGTCGTCGCTCCCCATGCGGTGGCGCACGCCGCTGCCTTCCATCCCGCCCATGCCGTCGCGATCCAGCTCGCTGCCGCGCATGCTGTCGCGGTCCATCCCCCCGCCCTGCATGCCTTCGCGCTCGACGGAGTCGCCCTGCATGCTGTCGCGGTCCGATCCGCCACCCTGCATCCCCTCGCGCTCCACGGAGCCGCCGCGCTGCAGGTGGTCGCGGTCCATCCCCGAGCCGCCGCCGAGGCCCTCGCGCTCCACCGGGCGGCCTTCCATCGGCGTCTCGTCCATCTCACGCTCCACCATGCCGGGGTTGCTGTCGTTGCGGTCCATTTTGCGATTCCTCCTGGGTTGTCGCCGTCTCCATGACGGTTGCCAGATCCTATCGCAAATAGCGTTCCTGCAATGGTTTAGATTTAAACAACAGAGGATTGGGGAAGGTTCGGCGTGCAAGTGTCGCTCACGCGCGGCTGAAGCCGCGGCTGGAACATTGGAAAGCCTCGCAAACTGCGCGAGGCTTCAACTGCATCCAGACGTGAGGACGGCGCGGAGAGCCGTCCACTCCGCACGGTAGCCCGAGCCGCAGCCTGCGCAGCAGGCTTCCCAATGTTCCAGCCGCGGGTTCACCCGCCCGTGCGATACAGGGCGTCATCACACCAGCCAGCGGACGGCGAGGTCGGCGACGCGGCGGGCGAGGCCGCCGGAGTATTTCGCGCGCAGGTAGGCGTCGGCGGTGCGGCGGAGGGACTCGGGGTAGGTGGGATAGACGTGGATCATCCCGGACAGGTCGGACAGTTTCAGGCGATGACGGACGGCCAGGACGGCCTCGTGGATGGTCTCTCCCGCGCGTGGGCCGACGACGTGCGCGCCGACGATGCGCCCCTTCGGATCGAGCACGAGCTTGGTCAGTCCCTCCGGCTCGCCGTCGCAGAGCGCGCGGTCGAGCGAGTCGTGGTCGTAGCGGAAGACGCCCGCCTTCTCACCCCACTCGGCACGCGCCTCGTCCTCGGTGAGCCCCACGCGCGCAACCTCGGGTTCGGTGTAGGTGCACCACGGCACGACGCGGTAGTCCACCTTGCGGCGGATGGGGAAGAGCGCGTTCGGCGCGGCGATGCGGGCCTGGTAGTCGGCCACGTGGGTGAAGCGGTAGGGGCCGACGACGTCCCCCGCGGCCCAGGCGTTGGAGGTGGAGGTGCGCAGCGCGCCGTCGACCGCTATCCCGTTCTCCGCGAGCTCTACGCCGAGCGCATCGAGCCCCATCTCCTCCACGTTCGCGCGGCGCCCGGTGGCCACCAGGATCTCCGCCGCGCGCACCTCCATCTCCCCGGTGGAGGTGCGGATCGCCGCGACCTTCATCCCGTCCTCCACCCGCACCGATGTCGCCGTCGCGGAGAGGCGGAGGGCGATCCCCTCGCGCTCGAGCTGGCGATGGAGCACGGCGGAGATCTCGGGGTCCTCGCGCTCCAGCACGCGGGGCGCCATGTCGATCACCGTCACGCGCGAGCCCAGGCGGGCGAAGGCCTGCGCCATCTCGATCCCGATCGGCCCCGCGCCGAGGACGAGGAGCGATTCGGGGAGGGCGCGCAGCTCCCACAGCGTCTCGTGTGTCTGGTAGCCCGCGTCCGCGAGCCCGGGGATGGGTGGCACCGCGGTGCGCGATCCCGTGGCGATGATCCAGCGCTTGGAGCGGATGCGGCGGCCGGCGACGGTGACCTCTTCGGGGGAGACGAAACGCGCGCGGCCCTCGATCACGTCCACGCCCATGCCGCGGAAGCGCTCGGGCGAGTCGTGCGGCTCGATGCGGTGGATGATGGCCTGCACGCGTTCCATCACCGCCGCGAAGTCGGCGCGGCCGCTCTCCACGTCGATGCCGAAGTCCGCGGCGCGGCGGAGGGTGTGGAGCACGGAGGCGGAGCGGATGAGGGCCTTGGAGGGCACGCAGCCGGTCCACAGGCACTCGCCGCCGAGCCGGTGCTGCTCGACCAGCGCCGTCCGCGCGCCGATCCCCGCGGAGACCGCCGCCGACACCAGCCCCGCCGTCCCGCCCCCGATCACCGCCAGGTCGTAGCGCTCCACGAAATCCCCCCTGATGGAAAGCCGATCATCCAACGCCCGGGTCGAAATCCTGCCGATCGGGAGAGATCCGCGCGGCCGCGGGTGGCCCCCTCTCTCCCCCGCTTCGCAGGGGCGAGGGGAGAACTCAGCGCGGGCGAGGTCTCACCGCTTTACCCGGTACAGCAGGTAGGCGCAGCCGCCGGGGAGGGTGCGGTTCTCGACCAGCTCCAGGTCGAGCTGGCGGCCGAAGGGCTGGAAGAGGGGGATCCCCGAGCCGAGCAGCACCGGGTGCACGTTGGCGCCCACCTCGTCGATCAGGTCGGCCTCGAACAGCGTGCGGGCGAAGTCGCCGCCGCCCATGACGCAGATCCCCTTGCCGGGCCGCGACTTGAGGTCGCGCACGAACTCGGCGGCGTCGCCCGTCACCAGCTCCATCCCCCCGGCGGGCGGCTCGGTCATCGTGCGGGAGAAGACGTAGCCCTTCATCCCCCCGCCTCCTCCGCCCGCCGGCGCGTTCGCCATCGACACCTCGTACGTCTTCCGCCCCATCAGGATGGTGTCGACGGTCTTCCAGTAGGCGCCCATGATGTCGCCGGCCTCCTTGCTCCAGTGCAGCCAGTCGACCGCGCCGTCGCTGCGCGCGAGGTAGTGGTCCAGGCTGCACGCCGCGCCGTAGGTGACCGTTCGCATGCGACCTCCCGCGTGGTGGGGACGGGGGATTGGACCCGCGGACGTGGCACCGCGGGCGCCCGGGGTGTATCTATATACGCTTCAACGCAAACAGGAGCTACGGGAAGATCGATGGCGGTCACCTGGAAGCGGTTCGATACGGAGCTGTGGCGCGGCCGCGCCGAGCGCGCGTGGGCGCGGCTGAAGGAGGCGTGGGCCGACCGCGGCGAGCGCAAGATCGTGATCGGCCTGGGCCTGGTGAGCCTGGCCAGCTGCACCACCGGCGCGGCCGCCGCGGCGTGGACGCGCGCCTGCTCGGGCACCTGCCCCACGGCCGAGCAGGTGCAGGACTTCGCGCCGCGGCAGGCCAGCCAGGTGCTGGACGCGCGCGGCGGGCTGCTGGGCTCGTTCTACCGCGAGCGGCGCACGCTGGTGAACATCCGCACGCTGCCGCGCTACGTGCCCATGGCCTTCGTGGCCATCGAGGACCAGCGCTTCTTCAAGCACGAGGGCGTGGACCCGGTGCGCGTGCTGGGCGCCATCCGCGACAACGTGATCGGCGGCTTCGGCAGCACGGGCGGCAGCACCATCACCATGCAGCTGGCCCGCAACATGTTCCCCCAGCAGCTGCCGCCCAACGAAAAGAGCGTGCGCCGCAAGCTGGCCGAGGTCAAGCTGGCGCTGGAGATGGAGCGCTCGCTGAGCAAGCAGCGCATCCTCGAGCTGTACATCAACCACATCTACCTGGGCGCCGGCGCCTACGGCGTCGAGGCGGCGGCGCGCACCTACTTCAACAAGCCGGCGTCGCAGCTCTCCATCACCGAGGCCGCGACCATCGCCGGGCTGCCGCAGGCGCCCAGCGCCTACAACCCGCGCGAGCACCCCGACCGCGCCCAGCGCCGCCGCGACCGCGTGCTCGACCGCATGGCCGAGATGGGGGTGATCACCGCCGAGCAGGCGGCGCGCGCCAAGGCCGAGCCGCTGGTGCTTCCGCCGCCCAAGGGGGCCATCCGCGCGCCGTACTTCGTGGAGGCCGTGCGCCGCGAGCTGGAGGCGCGCTTCGGCGAGCTGCTGTACACGGGCGGGCTGAAGATCTACACGGGGATCGACCCCGTCCTGCAGACGACGGCCGAGCAGGCGCTGGAGCAGCAGCTGCGGGCCATCGAGCACGGCCAGTACGGCGGCTACTCGCACGTGAGCTACGAGCGCTTCACCCAGCGCCTGAAGCCTGGCGAGCCGGTGACCTTCACGCCGTACCTGCAGGGCGTCGTCGTCGTCCTGGACCCGGGGACGGGCGTCGTCCGCGCGCTCGTGGGCGGGCGCGACTTCACCCAGAGCCAGTTCAACCGGGCCACGCAGGCGCTGCGGCAGCCGGGGTCCAGCTTCAAGCCGTTCGTATACGCCGCGGCGCTGGAGCACGGCCGCAGCCCGGGGTACGAGGTGGCCGACGAGCCCATCTCCATCCCCACGGGAGACGGGACGTACTGGACGCCCAAGAACTACGACGGGCGGTACAGCGGCTACATCTCCATGCGCACGGGGCTCAAGTTCTCCAAGAACATGGTGGCCATCCGCCTGGGGCGCGAGGTGGGGATCGAGGCGGTGCGGAGCATGGCCGCGCGCGCGGGGATCGAGACGCGCATCCCCGGCTATCCCTCGGTCTACATCGGCTCGGCGGCGGTGTACCCCGTGGACCTGATCGCCGCGTACGCCACGTTCGAGAACGGGGGATACCGCGTGCCGCCGCGCTACGTCGTTCGCGTGGAGGACCACCAGGGGCGCCTCCTCTGGCAGCCGCCGCAGTACCCGGAGCCGACGGTGGACCCGGCGGTGGCCTGGCTGATGACGGACATGATGCGCGAGGTGGTGGACCACGGCACCGGCTATCCCGCGCGTGACCCGGGCGTGGGCGGGCTGAGCTACGACATCCCCGCCGCGGGGAAGACGGGGACGACGAACGACAACACCGACGTCTGGTTCGTGGGCTTCACGCCCGACCTGCTCGCCGGCGTGTGGATCGGGATGGACAACCCGCAGACCATCCTCCCCGGCGCCACCGGCGGCGTGCTGGCGGTGCCGATCTGGGCCAAGGTGATGCGGCGCTTCTACTTCGGGCGCAAGCCGCCGGAGGCGTGGAAGCGGCCGGAGAGCGTGGTGGCGCGGCGGATGGCGGGCGGGCGCATCCTGTCGCCGGACTGCCCGTGGGGCGGGGTGATCGACTACTTCGCGGCGAAGTACGCGCCCGAGCCCAGCTGCCCGGCGCCGCGCAACGACGAGCCGCAGTTCATCGACCCCACGCCGGAGCTGCCCGGGCGGCCGGTGTTCCCCGGCCAGCCCAAGGTGCCGCGCCCCGAGGACTTCGTGAAGCCGCAGGCCGCGCCCAAGCCGTAGCGGTGGGCGTCTCCCCGGGCTGGGGGATGACGCATCGGCGGCGGACGATACGAGCGAGCCCCGCATCTCCATCCCGGAGATGCGGGGCTCGGTGCGTTGGGGCATCTGCCAAGCGTCGAGACGTGGGGTCGGTGCGTTGGGACATCACCCGAACGTCGAGATGCGGGCTCGGTGCATCCGGAGATTGGTGCGGGTGGGGAGATTTTGGTGTGGACAATGCGACTGAAGTCGCGGCTACAACCACACGAAGTCCGCCTTCGCGGACTACCTGCGGCGGCTCGGGCGAGATCGCGGTGCGCGCGACGTAAATATGATCCCGCGATGAGTTGAGTCCGCGAAGGCGGACTGTGTGTAGTTGTAGCCGCGACTTGAGTCGCATCGTCTCCCCAACCATCCCACCACCAATGATCCGGGCACAGGCACTGGGCACTGGGCACTGGGCACTGGGCACTGGGCACTGGGCACTGGGCACTCAGCACTCAGCACTCAGCACTCAGCACTTCCCTCTACACACCTTACACACGCCAACACCGCTCCGGCACGGAACGCGCACTACGGGGCGACGCACCCTGTGCCTGGGGATGGCACCCTGACCCACGAGCCACACATGAAACGCAAGCTCAAGATCGCGCTCCTCGCCGTGGCGGCGCTGGCGGTAGTCGGCTTCGGCTGGCTCTGGTTCGCCCCGTGCGGCTTCGGCGGATGCGCGCCGGTGACGGAGCTGGAGAAGTTCGACGCAGAGGGCTCGCAGCTGATGGACCTGAACGGCCGCCCCTTCGCCACGCTGGGCGCCGGAAGCCGCCGCGTGGTTCCGCTCGACTCGCTCCCGCGCTACCTCCCCCAGGCCTTCCTGGCCGTGGAGGACCGGCGCTTCTTCGACCACGGCGGGGTGGACTGGAAGCGCTTCATGGGCGCGCTGTTCAAGAACGTGAAGTCCGGCGGCGTGGAGGAGGGCGGCAGCACCATCACCATGCAGCTGGCCCGCAACCTCTTCCCCCGCGCGCTGCCGTACCGCGAGCGCTCCATGCGGCGCAAGCTGATGGAGATCCGCGTGGCGCGGCAGATCGAGCGGCGCTTCGACAAGGACAAGATCCTGGAGCTCTACCTCAACCACATCTACCTGGGCGAGGGCTCCTACGGCGTGGACGCGGCCGCGCGCGAGTACTTCGGCAAGCCCGCCACGCGCCTGACCCTGGCCGAGGCCGCGGTGCTGGGCGGCCTCCCCGTCTCGCCGTCGCGCATCAACCCGCGCGCCGACCGCGAGGCGGCGCTGGCGCGCAGGAACCTGGTGCTGCGGCAGATGGCGAAGTCCGGCTTCATCACCCGGGAGCAGGCCGAGGGCGCCATCCGCGAGCCGCTCCGCCTCTCGCGCGGCGGGCGGACGGGGCAGGTGGCCAACGCGTGGTACGTGGAGCGCGTGCGCCGCGAGCTGGTGGACGCGCTGGGCGAGGCCGACAACACCGCCGGCCTGCGCGTGTTCACCGCCTTCGACCCCGTGGCCCAGCGCGCGGCCGAGGAAGAGGTGGCCCGGCAGGCGCGGGCGATCGAGTCGGGCGCGTTCGGCACCTTCCGCCACGACACCTACGCGAAGACCAGGGGGACGACGACGGAGGAGGGCGACACGCCGTACCTGCAGGGCACGGCCATCGTGATGGACGCCTCGAGCGGCGAGGTGCACGCCCTGGTGGGCGGGCGCGACTACGACGACAGCAAGTTCGACCGCGTCTTCCAGGCGGTGCGGCAGCCCGGCTCGGCGTTCAAGCCGTTCGTCTACCTGGCCGCGCTGGAGCGGGGGATCCCCCCCAGCCAGGTGTACCAGGACCAGCCGGTGCAGATCCAGCTCACCGGCGGGCGCACCTGGCAGCCGCGCAACTACACGGGAACGTACGCGGGGCCGATGACGCTGCGCGACGCGCTGGCGCAGTCGAAGAACACGGTGACGGTGCAGGTGGCGCAGGAGGTGGGGATGGAGGACGTGATCCGCGCCGCGCGCGACCTGGGGATCAGCACGCCCATCTCCTCCCTCCCCTCCACCGCGCTGGGGGCGGCGGAGGTGAGGCCGCTGGAGCTGGTGCGCGCCTTCGCCGCGTTCGACAACGGGGGATCGCTGGTCGAGCCGCACCTGGTGCGCCGGGTGGAGGACGAGAACGGCACCATCATCTGGCAGCGCGAGGAGACGGAGGCGCACCAGGCGCTGCAGCCCGAGGAGGCCTTCGTCCTCACCTCCATGCTGCGCGACGTGGTGGACCGGGGGACGGCCACGCCGGTGCGCGGCGCGGGCTTCCGCGGCCCCGCGGCGGGGAAGACGGGGACCACCAACGGCGCGACGGACGTCTGGTTCGTGGGCTACACGCCGGACCTGGTGGCCTCGGTCTGGTTCGGCTTCGACCGGCCGGAGACCATCGTTCCCAACGCCAGCGGGGGGACGCTGGCGGCGCCGGTGTGGGCGCGCATCATGACCCGCATCTACCAGCACCGCCGCATGCCGGGCGAGTGGCCGGTGCCCCCCGGCGTGGTCACCGAGCAGGTGGACCGGCGGACGGGGCTGGCGATGGACGGCACCTGCCCGGGGAGCGGGGAGACGTATACCGAGTACTTCATCCACTCCGTCCCGCTGCGCCAGCAGTGCTACCCGATCGCCCCCTACCCGTCGGACACGGGGTGGACGGACGCGGAGGGCGGCGCCTGGGCGTACGAGGACTCGGCGGGGATGACGGACCTGGAGCGCCGCGGGATCTACTGGCCCGAGCTGGAGGAGAAGCGCCGCCGCGAGGCCGCCGGCGCGCCGCCGTCTCCCCCGCTGGCCGGCAGCGTGGAGGACCCGGGCGCGGCGGCCGTCGGCAGCGGCGCGTATCCCTCCACCTCGCGCACGGGAACGACGGGGCGGACGCGCACCCCCATCTCCCCACCGCCGCTTGCGGGAGAGCCGGTGACGGATGGACGGCGGGATCAGACGACGTCTCGCCCGCGCCGCGCGCCGCGGGTGCTGGGCGAGCCGGTGGGGAACGCGGGGGGCGACGGCGGCTCGACGTCGGGGACGGGCGGCGGGAGCTCGGGAGGCGCATCGCCGCCCCCACCGGCGCCGCCGGACACCTCGGGCGGGGGCGCGTGACCGCGTCGGGGTGAAACGCGTCGGGATGAAACACGGGCGGCACTGCGGGGTTGTACAGGCGCCGCGTCCACCGGGGCGCGGCGCCTCCGGTCATTGATTCGCCACACGGCGGCTTAGAACCAGGGAGAGAGACCCGTTTTGACCCACCGATTCTCGCGGGCGGCGGCGCTGGCCGCCGCCCTGATGGTTCCGGCGGCGCTGCAGGCGCAGACCAGCCGCCCGGTGAACGCCCGCGCTGCCACCCCGGGCGCGGTGAGCGAGGCCACGGCGCGGCAGTGGATGGCCGAGCTGCAGCAGATCCAGGCCCGCCTGCAGGCCGCGCACAACCGCGTGATGCAGGACGCCCAGCTCCGCGGCGCGCAGGAGTCGCTGATGCAGGACGTGAAGGCGGCCATGCAGCGCACCGACCCCGGGCTGGACGCGCTGGCGGCGCAGGTCGAGCGGATGCGGAGCATGGCCGCCACGGCCGCCCAGCGCGGCGACCGCGCTCGGCTGCAGCAGCTGAACGCCGAGCTGGTGCCGATCCAGCAGCGCTTCATGGCCGCGCAGCAGCAGGCGATGCAGCAGCCCGCCATCCGCCAGCGCGCGGCCGCGCTCGAGGAGCGGCTGCACGCGCGGATGCTGCAGGTTGAGCCCGAGACGGACCGCCTGCTCGCCCGCGGCCGCGAGCTGCAGGGGCGGCTGCTGCAGATCGCCCAGCAGGCGGCGGCGCGGCGGCAGTAAGCGCCGAACGTCGATCAGGAGAGAATCAAGGGGCCCGCTCCAGCGCGCTGGAGGCGGGCCCTTCTGTGTTGATCGAAGAAGAAAGGGTCTCACGCAGAGTCAGCAGGGTCAGCAGAGAACTGCAGTTCAACTGCTTACCCTGCTGACTCTGCGCTGCGTGAGACCATTCCTTTATCATAGTTCGTCCAGCACGGATGCGAGGGTCGCGAGGGCGGCGTCGGCCTGCTCGTCGGTGAGGACGAAGGGCGGGGACAGGGAGATGACGTTGCCGTGGATCCCGCCGCCCAGCGTCAGCACGCCGCGCCGCAGCGTCTCGACCACCACGCGGCCGGCGAGCTCCGGGGCGGGCTCGCGGCTCGCGCGATCGCGGACGAGCTCGATCCCGATCATCATCCCCAATCCCCGCACCTCGCCGACGCGGGGGTGATCGGCCGTCATCTCCTCCAGCCGCCGCCTGATGCGCGCGCCGAGCTCCGCCGAGCGCTCCACCAGCCGCTCGTCGCGCAGCACGGCGATGGAGGCGAGCGCGGCCGCGCAGCCGAGCGGGTGGCCGAGGAAGGTCGAGGTGTGGATCGCCTCGCCGGTGGACTTCGGCCACGCCTCCATCACCGCGTCGGTGCCGATGCACGCGGCGAACGGCATCCCCCCCGTCATCCCCTTGCCCACGCAGAGGATGTCGGGCGTAACGCCCCAGTGCTCGCACGCGAACCAGCGCCCCGTCCGCCCGAAGCCGGTGTAGATCTCGTCGCAGATGAGGAGCAGCCCGCGTTCGTTGCAGATGCGGCGCAGGCCGGGAAGGAAGCCGTCCGGCGGCACCACGTCGCCGCCGCGGCCCTGTACCGGCTCCACGAGGATGGCGCCGATCCCCTCCGTCGCGGTCCCCGGTGTGTCGAGCAGGTACTCGATCCAGCGCAGCGCCGCCTCGACCACCTCGTCCGCGCCGCCGCCGAACGGAGAGCGGTAGGCGTACGGATACGGCGCGAAGACGGCGGTGCGGGGGAGCTGCGAGGCGAACGGCGCGCGGAAGTCCTCGCGGCCGCTGGCGGCCAGCGCGCCGTAGGTCAGGCCGTGGTATCCACCGTGGAAGGCCAGCACGCGCGGCTTCCCCGTCGCGATCGCGGCCGTCTTCAGGGCGGCCTCGACGGCTTCCGCGCCGGAGCTGGCGAGCACGGCGCGGTTCAATTCCCCCGGCGCCACCTCGGCGAGCGCGCGGAGGAGGTCGACCTTGATGGCGGGGGGATGCACGTCGCCCATGCCGTGCATCAGCTTCGCCGCCTGCGCCTGCACGGCGGCCACGATGCGCGGGTGCGCGTGCCCGGGCCCGGCCACGGCGAAGGCGCCGGTCAGGTCGACGTAGACATTGCCGTCGACGTCGCGGACGTTGGCGCCCCTGGCCTCGGCCCAGAAGACGGGGAAGTCGTCGGCCAGGTAGGTGACGTTGGGCGATTCCCAGCGCGCCAGCTCCCCCGCCAACCGCCGCGACTCCGGCCCCGGCGGCGGCACCCGCACGCAGGGGAGCCCGGTTCCCTCGAGCCGGACCTCACCCATCGAGGAATCCCCAGAAGATCAGCACGAGGCCGACAATTCCCAGGAACGTGTAGGACACGACCTGGAGCTGGTCTCCCGCGCCCAACGCGGTGGCGAATCCGCCCGGAGAGGCTCCGAAGAAGGTGGCACCGAAGAGCTTCGCCAGCTCGCGGCTGGTCCTGGCCCGCCGGCTGAGGAGCACACGGTCGTGCGCCACCCGGACGTGTTTCTCCGTCACGACGCCGGCGCTCTCCCGCTTCGCCACGTTCTGCGCCTCGAGGAGGAGCTCCTCGCTGAAGTCGTTGACGAACTCGTTCAGCAATCGCTGCGCTGGCGGAAAGACCTCGTAGTCCGGCTGGCGGATCAGGGCGCTCATCTCCGCGCGTCCAGCACCCGGTCGACGATCGTATCGACCTCGCTGAAGAACGCGGGGTTCTGGAGGCGGATTGCCTGCTTCCGTTTCTTTCTGGCAGTCTCGGCCAGCTTCGGACCTTCGAGCGCGGCGAAGACGCTCACGCCCAAGAGGATCATGATCGTGACCACGTTCTGGGCGGCCGTGGCGATCCAGGCGGGACGCGGGTTCAGGGCGGCGAGCAGCCGCGACGCGCCGACCTGGACGGTGATTGCGCAGGCATTCACGAACAGGGCGAGCGCGACGACCGTGAAGCCGGTACTCGACAGCAGGCGATTGGCGTGGGTGACGAACAGTCTTGTCGATCGCATTCCATTCCTCCCAAGCCGGAGTGCTCATCGTCAGACTACGAAAGAGGGTAGACGAAAGATACAACGGGAACGGCATGGCGCCAATCACCCTGTCAGCCACCGGCTCATCATGTAGCGGTCCTGGAGCTCGAAGCCCAGGCGCTGGTAGAGCGCCATCGCCCGCGCGTTCTCCACGTCCACCTCCAGCCGCACGGCGGCGACGCCCAGCTCGCGGGACGCCTCGGCCACCAGCTCGATCGCCCGCGCGCCGATGCCGCGGCCGCGCCACCCCTCGCGCACGTACAGTTCGTCGACCAGCGCGTACCGCCCCGCGAACTCCAGCGAGAAGCACACCGTCACCACCGTGTAGCCGACGACGTCGGCGCCGACGCGGAAGAGCCAGACGCGCCCGAGCGCGGGATCGGCCACCAGCGTGCGGAACGCATCGCGCGCCCGCGCCCGCTGGTAGTCGATCCCCTCGTGCGCATAGAACTCGCGCATCAGCTCCGCCAGCACGTCCTCGTCGCCGAGCGTGGCGAGCTCCATCACAACCGCCGGCGAATCGTTCATCTCGGACCGGTAGCGGCGTCGATCGGGCAGAGAGCGACGAACTCGCGGGAATAGTTGCGCCGGTTCTCCTTCAGGAAGCTGCAGAGAAGCGGGCTGTTCGCGATCAGGTGGTCGCGGTAGTTCTTCCACGCCTCCTGGACGTCCTCGGGAACGTGCTCGCACTGGAGCGAGATGTGTTCGAGGTAGTCGGCCACGAGCTCCGCGAACGCGAGCAGCCGGGCGTGCTCCAGGCTGCCGCTCCTGATTCCTCCACCATCGAGACTGACGCGATCGTAGAAGAACCGGCGGAACTCGGGGTATTCGAGAAACACCCGCTGCACCTCGAGCGCGTGCTCGTAGATACGGCCATGTGTCTCGGCCTGGACGGCCTCCTTCAGCTGCTTGATCTGGAACCACACCGCCAGGAATCCGCCGAGGGCAATCAGCGCCGCGATGACACTCATCCACGCCTGGACCTGTGCCGGCCACTCCGCCTGCTGCTGGAGGAGCGGGGTGCTGTCGGCCGAGATCAGCATCTGCTGGATGATCATTAATGTGCTCCGATCGAAGGATGCCGGGCCGCGATGCTTCTCGCCTTTCTCATCCCCGGCTGCCGATCCAGCCGCGGCGGTAGAAGAAGTAGAGCAGGCCCAGCGCGATCATCCCCATCACCATCGAGGCGAACGACCACGTCCAGTAGAACGGGTGCGGCGCGCGCTCCGGGTGCGCCAGGTTCATCCCGTACACCCCGGTGATGAAGCTCAGGGGGATGAAGATGGCCGCGAAGATGGTGAGCACCTTCATGATCTCGTTGGTCCGGTTGCCCACCGTGCTGATGTACAGGTCGGTCAGCGAGCCCGCCACTTCGCGGAAGTTCTCCACCAGGTCCACGATCTGGAAGCAGTGGTCCTGGCAGTCGCGCAGGTACACCAGCGTCTCGTCCTTCACCAGGTCGCACGGGTCGCGCAGCAGCACGCCCAGCGCCTCGCGCA encodes:
- a CDS encoding PBP1A family penicillin-binding protein, producing MKRKLKIALLAVAALAVVGFGWLWFAPCGFGGCAPVTELEKFDAEGSQLMDLNGRPFATLGAGSRRVVPLDSLPRYLPQAFLAVEDRRFFDHGGVDWKRFMGALFKNVKSGGVEEGGSTITMQLARNLFPRALPYRERSMRRKLMEIRVARQIERRFDKDKILELYLNHIYLGEGSYGVDAAAREYFGKPATRLTLAEAAVLGGLPVSPSRINPRADREAALARRNLVLRQMAKSGFITREQAEGAIREPLRLSRGGRTGQVANAWYVERVRRELVDALGEADNTAGLRVFTAFDPVAQRAAEEEVARQARAIESGAFGTFRHDTYAKTRGTTTEEGDTPYLQGTAIVMDASSGEVHALVGGRDYDDSKFDRVFQAVRQPGSAFKPFVYLAALERGIPPSQVYQDQPVQIQLTGGRTWQPRNYTGTYAGPMTLRDALAQSKNTVTVQVAQEVGMEDVIRAARDLGISTPISSLPSTALGAAEVRPLELVRAFAAFDNGGSLVEPHLVRRVEDENGTIIWQREETEAHQALQPEEAFVLTSMLRDVVDRGTATPVRGAGFRGPAAGKTGTTNGATDVWFVGYTPDLVASVWFGFDRPETIVPNASGGTLAAPVWARIMTRIYQHRRMPGEWPVPPGVVTEQVDRRTGLAMDGTCPGSGETYTEYFIHSVPLRQQCYPIAPYPSDTGWTDAEGGAWAYEDSAGMTDLERRGIYWPELEEKRRREAAGAPPSPPLAGSVEDPGAAAVGSGAYPSTSRTGTTGRTRTPISPPPLAGEPVTDGRRDQTTSRPRRAPRVLGEPVGNAGGDGGSTSGTGGGSSGGASPPPPAPPDTSGGGA
- a CDS encoding dihydrofolate reductase family protein; the encoded protein is MRTVTYGAACSLDHYLARSDGAVDWLHWSKEAGDIMGAYWKTVDTILMGRKTYEVSMANAPAGGGGGGMKGYVFSRTMTEPPAGGMELVTGDAAEFVRDLKSRPGKGICVMGGGDFARTLFEADLIDEVGANVHPVLLGSGIPLFQPFGRQLDLELVENRTLPGGCAYLLYRVKR
- a CDS encoding PBP1A family penicillin-binding protein — translated: MAVTWKRFDTELWRGRAERAWARLKEAWADRGERKIVIGLGLVSLASCTTGAAAAAWTRACSGTCPTAEQVQDFAPRQASQVLDARGGLLGSFYRERRTLVNIRTLPRYVPMAFVAIEDQRFFKHEGVDPVRVLGAIRDNVIGGFGSTGGSTITMQLARNMFPQQLPPNEKSVRRKLAEVKLALEMERSLSKQRILELYINHIYLGAGAYGVEAAARTYFNKPASQLSITEAATIAGLPQAPSAYNPREHPDRAQRRRDRVLDRMAEMGVITAEQAARAKAEPLVLPPPKGAIRAPYFVEAVRRELEARFGELLYTGGLKIYTGIDPVLQTTAEQALEQQLRAIEHGQYGGYSHVSYERFTQRLKPGEPVTFTPYLQGVVVVLDPGTGVVRALVGGRDFTQSQFNRATQALRQPGSSFKPFVYAAALEHGRSPGYEVADEPISIPTGDGTYWTPKNYDGRYSGYISMRTGLKFSKNMVAIRLGREVGIEAVRSMAARAGIETRIPGYPSVYIGSAAVYPVDLIAAYATFENGGYRVPPRYVVRVEDHQGRLLWQPPQYPEPTVDPAVAWLMTDMMREVVDHGTGYPARDPGVGGLSYDIPAAGKTGTTNDNTDVWFVGFTPDLLAGVWIGMDNPQTILPGATGGVLAVPIWAKVMRRFYFGRKPPEAWKRPESVVARRMAGGRILSPDCPWGGVIDYFAAKYAPEPSCPAPRNDEPQFIDPTPELPGRPVFPGQPKVPRPEDFVKPQAAPKP
- a CDS encoding mercuric reductase codes for the protein MERYDLAVIGGGTAGLVSAAVSAGIGARTALVEQHRLGGECLWTGCVPSKALIRSASVLHTLRRAADFGIDVESGRADFAAVMERVQAIIHRIEPHDSPERFRGMGVDVIEGRARFVSPEEVTVAGRRIRSKRWIIATGSRTAVPPIPGLADAGYQTHETLWELRALPESLLVLGAGPIGIEMAQAFARLGSRVTVIDMAPRVLEREDPEISAVLHRQLEREGIALRLSATATSVRVEDGMKVAAIRTSTGEMEVRAAEILVATGRRANVEEMGLDALGVELAENGIAVDGALRTSTSNAWAAGDVVGPYRFTHVADYQARIAAPNALFPIRRKVDYRVVPWCTYTEPEVARVGLTEDEARAEWGEKAGVFRYDHDSLDRALCDGEPEGLTKLVLDPKGRIVGAHVVGPRAGETIHEAVLAVRHRLKLSDLSGMIHVYPTYPESLRRTADAYLRAKYSGGLARRVADLAVRWLV